From Paracoccus aminovorans, one genomic window encodes:
- a CDS encoding transposase: protein MRKHRNHDAGFKARVALEAVKGERTVSELAAEYGVHPTMIHQWKKALLEGAADIFERGSRKPVEVDEETVRSLHAKIGELAVVNDFLSRKLKPWTGK, encoded by the coding sequence ATGAGGAAGCACAGGAACCATGACGCGGGCTTCAAGGCGCGGGTGGCATTGGAAGCCGTGAAGGGCGAGCGCACGGTATCGGAGCTGGCGGCCGAATACGGCGTGCATCCGACGATGATCCATCAATGGAAGAAAGCGCTGTTGGAAGGCGCTGCGGATATCTTCGAGCGGGGCAGTCGGAAGCCGGTGGAGGTGGACGAGGAGACGGTCCGATCGCTGCATGCCAAGATCGGAGAACTGGCTGTCGTCAACGATTTTTTGTCACGCAAGCTCAAGCCGTGGACCGGAAAGTGA
- a CDS encoding nucleobase:cation symporter-2 family protein, giving the protein METTKDAVPARPEDAKLGLFANVAYGIQHILTMYGGIVAVPLIVGQAAGLSPSDIGLLITASLFAGGVATILQTMGLPFLGCQLPLVQGVSFAGVATMITISTNGGIQAIFGAVIAASFLGLLITPVFSRITRFFPPLVAGIVITTIGLTLMPVAGRWAMGGNSRAEDFGSVANIMLAAVTLAIVLLLSKVGSATISRLSILLALIAGTAIAYATGMTDFSQVGNGPMVAAPSIFHFGWPTFGVAATISMFIVILVTLVETSADIFAVGEIVETKVDSKRLGDGLRADMLSSMLAPIVGSFTQSAFAQNVGLVAVTGVKSRYVVATGGLILVLLGLLPVMGRVVAAIPMPVLGGAGIVLFGTVAASGIRTLAKVDYAGNMNLIIVATSLGFGTLPIVLPEFYHHFPTWVQTIFHSGISSSAIMAIMLNLMFNHLRTGNSDQPSVFGAAAERVIRYSDLSQFQDGDYFVNGKLFDADGNEIPLVPSGGH; this is encoded by the coding sequence GTGGAGACCACCAAAGACGCGGTGCCGGCCAGGCCCGAGGACGCCAAGCTGGGGCTTTTCGCCAATGTGGCTTACGGCATCCAGCATATCCTGACCATGTATGGCGGCATCGTCGCCGTGCCGCTGATCGTCGGCCAGGCCGCCGGGCTCAGCCCGTCCGACATCGGCCTGCTGATCACCGCCTCGCTGTTCGCGGGGGGCGTCGCGACCATCCTGCAGACCATGGGCCTGCCCTTCCTGGGCTGCCAGCTGCCCCTGGTGCAGGGCGTGTCCTTCGCCGGCGTCGCGACGATGATCACCATCTCGACCAACGGCGGCATCCAGGCCATCTTCGGCGCGGTGATCGCGGCCTCGTTCCTGGGCCTGCTGATCACACCGGTCTTCTCGCGCATCACGCGATTCTTTCCACCCCTGGTCGCGGGCATCGTGATCACCACCATCGGCCTGACGCTGATGCCTGTCGCCGGCCGCTGGGCCATGGGCGGCAACAGCCGGGCCGAGGATTTCGGCAGCGTCGCCAACATCATGCTTGCCGCGGTGACGCTGGCCATCGTGCTGCTGCTCAGCAAGGTCGGCAGCGCGACCATCTCGCGGCTGTCGATCCTGCTGGCGCTGATCGCCGGCACCGCCATCGCCTATGCGACGGGGATGACCGACTTCTCGCAGGTCGGCAACGGGCCGATGGTCGCGGCGCCCAGCATCTTCCACTTCGGCTGGCCGACCTTCGGGGTCGCGGCGACGATCTCGATGTTCATCGTGATCCTGGTGACCCTGGTCGAGACCTCGGCCGACATCTTCGCGGTCGGCGAGATCGTCGAGACCAAGGTCGATTCGAAGCGCCTGGGCGACGGGCTGCGCGCCGACATGCTGTCGAGCATGCTGGCGCCGATCGTCGGCTCGTTCACGCAGAGCGCCTTCGCGCAGAACGTCGGCCTCGTCGCCGTCACCGGGGTGAAAAGCCGCTATGTGGTCGCCACGGGCGGGCTGATCCTGGTCCTGCTAGGGCTTCTGCCGGTGATGGGACGCGTGGTCGCGGCGATCCCGATGCCGGTCCTGGGCGGCGCGGGCATCGTGCTGTTCGGCACGGTCGCGGCCAGCGGCATCCGCACGCTTGCCAAGGTGGACTATGCCGGCAACATGAACCTGATCATCGTGGCGACCTCGCTTGGCTTCGGCACGCTGCCCATCGTCCTGCCGGAATTCTACCACCACTTCCCGACCTGGGTTCAGACCATCTTCCATTCGGGCATCAGCTCGTCGGCCATCATGGCGATCATGCTGAACCTGATGTTCAACCACCTCAGGACCGGCAACTCCGACCAGCCCTCGGTCTTCGGCGCCGCGGCCGAGCGGGTGATCCGCTATTCCGACCTCTCGCAATTCCAGGACGGGGACTATTTCGTCAACGGCAAGCTGTTCGATGCCGACGGCAACGAAATTCCGCTGGTCCCGTCGGGCGGGCATTGA
- the uraH gene encoding hydroxyisourate hydrolase: protein MPGYLTTHVLDTANGSPAQGMRIELYRLDGERRLIAETVTNHDGRTDKHILPEAEFQLGSYELVFHVGAWLDAQGHAAAQPRFLDVVPLRFGMAEQDHYHVPLLISPYGYSTYRGS, encoded by the coding sequence ATGCCCGGCTATCTGACCACCCATGTCCTGGACACCGCGAACGGCAGCCCGGCCCAGGGCATGCGGATCGAGCTTTACCGCCTGGACGGCGAGCGGCGGCTGATCGCGGAAACCGTGACCAACCACGACGGCCGCACCGACAAGCACATCCTGCCCGAGGCCGAATTCCAGCTTGGCAGCTATGAGCTGGTGTTCCATGTCGGCGCCTGGCTCGACGCCCAGGGCCACGCGGCGGCGCAGCCGCGCTTCCTGGACGTGGTGCCGCTGCGCTTCGGCATGGCGGAACAGGACCACTACCACGTGCCGCTGCTGATTTCGCCCTACGGCTATTCGACCTATCGCGGCAGCTGA
- a CDS encoding 8-oxoguanine deaminase codes for MTGRLLIRGADVVVTMDGTRREIAGGDVLVEGGVVSAVGTGLAAEGVEIVEARGCVVTPGLVNTHHHLFQTLTRAVPAAQDAALFGWLRTLYPIWGRMGPEDIRLSARIGLAELALSGCTCSSDHLYLFPNGSRLDDSIDAATEIGIRFTATRGAMSIGESKGGLPPDALVEDEAAILKDSERLVAAFHDPNPGAMVQVGLAPCSPFSVSRELMRDAAILAREKGVRLHTHLAENDEDIAYSLENFGMLPGDYAESLGWTGDDVWHAHCVKLSDGEIDLFARTGTGVAHCPCSNARLASGIAPVRKMRDAGVPVGLGVDGSASNDCSHLGLEARQAMLVARLKDGPAALGAREALEIATLGGARVLGRSDIGSLEPGKRADLVLWDVSELAAAGQWDPVAALVFCAPIRPRAVYVEGRPVVQDHRLLTADPNRLNEQARRAIARLAN; via the coding sequence ATGACCGGGCGCCTGCTCATCCGGGGCGCCGACGTGGTCGTGACCATGGACGGCACCCGGCGCGAGATCGCCGGCGGCGACGTGCTGGTCGAGGGCGGGGTCGTCTCGGCCGTCGGCACCGGCCTGGCCGCCGAGGGTGTCGAGATCGTCGAGGCGCGGGGCTGCGTCGTCACCCCCGGCCTCGTCAACACCCATCACCATCTGTTCCAGACCCTGACCCGGGCCGTGCCGGCCGCGCAGGATGCCGCGCTGTTCGGCTGGCTGCGCACGCTCTACCCGATCTGGGGCCGCATGGGGCCCGAGGACATCCGGCTGTCGGCCCGGATCGGTCTGGCCGAACTGGCGCTGTCGGGCTGCACCTGCTCGTCGGACCATCTGTATCTGTTCCCGAACGGGTCGCGGCTGGACGACAGCATCGATGCGGCCACAGAAATCGGCATCCGCTTCACCGCGACGCGCGGCGCCATGTCCATCGGCGAATCCAAGGGCGGATTGCCCCCGGACGCGCTGGTCGAGGACGAGGCCGCGATCCTGAAGGACAGCGAGCGCCTGGTCGCCGCCTTTCACGATCCCAATCCCGGCGCCATGGTGCAGGTGGGGCTGGCGCCCTGCTCGCCCTTCTCGGTCAGCCGCGAGCTGATGCGCGATGCGGCGATCCTGGCGCGGGAAAAGGGCGTGCGCCTGCACACCCACCTGGCCGAGAACGACGAGGACATCGCCTATTCGCTGGAAAACTTCGGCATGCTGCCCGGCGATTACGCCGAAAGCCTGGGCTGGACCGGCGACGACGTCTGGCACGCGCATTGCGTGAAACTGTCCGATGGCGAGATCGACCTGTTCGCCCGCACCGGCACCGGCGTGGCGCATTGCCCCTGCTCGAACGCGCGGCTGGCCTCGGGCATCGCCCCGGTGCGCAAGATGCGCGACGCCGGCGTGCCGGTCGGCCTGGGCGTCGACGGCTCGGCCAGCAACGATTGCAGCCACCTGGGGCTGGAGGCGCGGCAGGCCATGCTGGTCGCGCGGCTGAAGGACGGGCCGGCGGCGCTTGGCGCCCGCGAGGCGTTGGAGATCGCGACCCTGGGCGGCGCCCGGGTGCTGGGCCGCAGCGACATCGGTTCGCTGGAACCCGGCAAGCGGGCCGACCTGGTGCTGTGGGACGTCTCGGAACTGGCGGCGGCCGGGCAATGGGACCCGGTGGCGGCGCTGGTCTTCTGTGCGCCGATCCGGCCGCGCGCGGTCTATGTCGAGGGCCGCCCCGTGGTCCAGGACCACCGCCTGCTGACCGCGGACCCGAACCGCCTGAACGAACAGGCCCGCCGTGCCATCGCGCGGCTGGCGAATTGA
- the bhcD gene encoding iminosuccinate reductase BhcD has translation MFVVAEKEIAGLMTPEAAFEAIEAIFASMARRKAYNFPVVREAIGHEDALYGFKGGFDASALTLGLKAGGYWPNNQKHNLINHQSTVFLFDPDTGRVSAAIGGNLLTALRTAAASAVSIKYLAPQGAKVLGMIGAGHQSAFQMRAAAAVHQFEKVIGWNPHPEMLGRLAETAADLGLPFEAVELDRLGAEADVIISITSSFSPLLMNEHVKGPTHIAAMGTDTKGKQELDPALVARARVFTDEVAQSVSIGECQHAIAAGLIAEDQIGELGAVVAGDDPGRGDAEVTIFDGTGVGLQDLAVAAKVLEIAKEKGVAQTVEI, from the coding sequence ATGTTCGTCGTTGCCGAAAAGGAAATCGCGGGCCTGATGACCCCCGAGGCGGCCTTCGAGGCCATCGAGGCGATCTTCGCCTCGATGGCCCGTCGCAAGGCCTACAACTTTCCCGTGGTGCGCGAGGCCATCGGCCACGAGGATGCGCTCTATGGCTTCAAGGGCGGCTTCGACGCCTCGGCCCTGACGCTGGGGCTGAAGGCGGGCGGCTATTGGCCGAACAACCAGAAGCACAACCTGATCAACCACCAGTCCACGGTGTTCCTGTTCGATCCGGACACCGGCCGGGTCTCGGCGGCCATCGGCGGCAACCTGCTGACGGCGCTGCGCACGGCGGCGGCCTCGGCGGTCTCGATCAAGTATCTGGCGCCCCAGGGCGCCAAGGTGCTGGGCATGATCGGCGCCGGCCACCAGTCCGCGTTCCAGATGCGGGCCGCGGCCGCGGTGCACCAATTCGAGAAGGTCATCGGCTGGAACCCGCATCCCGAGATGCTGGGCCGGCTGGCCGAGACCGCGGCCGATCTGGGCCTGCCCTTCGAGGCGGTCGAACTGGACCGGCTGGGGGCCGAGGCCGACGTGATCATCTCGATCACCTCGTCCTTCTCGCCCCTCTTGATGAACGAGCACGTCAAGGGCCCGACCCATATCGCCGCGATGGGCACCGACACCAAGGGCAAGCAGGAGCTGGACCCGGCGCTGGTCGCGCGCGCGCGGGTGTTCACCGACGAGGTCGCGCAGTCGGTCAGCATCGGCGAATGCCAGCACGCCATCGCCGCCGGGCTGATCGCCGAGGACCAGATCGGCGAACTCGGCGCGGTGGTGGCGGGCGACGATCCGGGCCGCGGCGATGCCGAGGTGACGATCTTCGACGGCACCGGCGTCGGCTTGCAGGACCTGGCTGTCGCGGCCAAGGTTCTGGAAATCGCGAAGGAAAAAGGCGTGGCGCAAACCGTCGAAATCTGA